CCAGAACCGGTGCCCATTTTGCTCATATGCTCTATGACGTGCATCCTGATCTCATGGCCTGTGGAAAAGCAGCTGGTGGTGGGATTATGCCTGTATCTTTTGTAGCTGGTCGCAGGGATGTCATTGATGTGCTTACACCAGGTTCTGAAGGATCTACCTTTGGCGGTTTCCCACTGGCTTCAGTAACGGCTGTTTTTTCCATAAAAGCCATGATTGATGAAAAGCTGGCTGAGAATGCAAAAAATATGGGGGATAGACTACTAGCCCACTTTGAAAGTGTTCGGGCCGAGTTCCCCGATAAAATCAAAGAGGGCAGAGGAGCTGGACTGTTAACTGCTTTTGAAATGTTTGACAAACCTGGTCTGGATGGACATAAAGTCTCATTGAAATTGCTGGAGAATGGGATTTACGCCAAGGAAACCCATAAAACCACGGTTCGATTAGCTCCTGCTTTAACCATTACTGCTGCAGGTATCGACCATATAGGCGATTCCATTCGCAAGGTGATCAGAGAACTATAAAGAGTATAAATAACCTTCATAAGGTTTAATTCATAAGAGGAGGCTGTCCCAATATAGGGGTAGTCTCTTCTTGATTTATGAACCTGCCTACGCACATCTGCTTCGGCAAGGCAGGCAAGGAACACCGATTGAAGATTTAAGAAATTGAGCAAACTTCGGAATTCAAAAATGATGAGGCTAAGCTAAAAGGATGGCTTCCTTTTTTTGAAATGGGTTTGAACAAATCCATTGGGGTAGTTGGTGACACCCTCCACACCCCATAATTTCTCGTCCAGAGCTGCTTTAAACAGGCTGATACCGCTGCCCAACAGCACTGGGACCTGGGTGAGGATAATTTCGTCAATCAGTCCAGCCGCAAGAAATTGCTGAATCACATTCCCGCCATCCAGATAAATGTGCTTATCTCCTGCAGATTTGAATTGTTGAACCAGGGTCTCTGGTGATCCATGAGCAAATTCTATAGTGGCGCCATCTGGTAGAACTCGTGGAGCTGCTTGATGGGATAATACCATGACTGGTGTGTCACCATACGGCCAGCTCCCAAAGCTCAGAACCTGATTGAAGGTTGTGCGCCCCATTACCAATCTATCTACCGACTGCAGCAAGGCTCCAAAACCCATATCCTCGTCTGAATCCTCTGGGGGAGGCAGTTCATTGAGCCACTCCACACTGCCATCCTCATCTGCTATAAAACCATCCAGGCTGGTGGCCATAAATACGGTGATTTTCATTGGAGTTCCTTTAGACAGGACGGACGACCATGAGATAGAGTGCAATGAGAGGCAATACAGCAGCAACAATCCACAGAATGATCCACCATTTGTTCAATGTTTTATATCGAATACCGGCTTCTTTTATGGAATGGGATTCATTCAAAAGTCGCATCTGCTTACGCTGTATAGGCAATAATCCAGCGATCCAGATAAGGGCTGAAACGGTCAACAGAGCATAACTATGATAGATCCAGCTGTGTGCGCCTATGCCCCCAACTCCTGCAGCTAGCATATGACCAGTAACAGCAATGAGGATAATCCCGGGGATGGCAAATATAACATCGGTTCGTTGAATCAATTTGATCGAGAACTTATGAACTGCCTTATCATCCACGCCTTGAGCTAAGAGTCGCCACACCGCGCTGATTATGATATTTCCCAGGAAGAGGACAACCCCGAGAATGTGAAATACTTTTATCATGAAGAATAGTCTCCTTTCAAGCCGTGAAACTAGACGGCTCACGCTTTGATCACAAGATATTCAATTTATGGCTGTGATAATCCCGGCATTTCTTGAGACCGTGTGTGGGGCATTGCAGATGGTGGGAAAAGCCCTACTCCCAGGAGAGCAGGGCTTACGGGAAACGGAGGTGTATGACCCGACCTGGCGGGGTGGTGACCCGAGTCAACGGGCAGTCTGATCCTGAGATCAGAAACGCTTTATAACGTCATACCCTCTTGACGACGGATATAGGTAGGTACAGAGAGATCATCGCTAAAATGCATGATGACATCCTCTTTTTCTGATTGTTGACGCGCGAATGTAGGCACCTCCAATTTCTCACGATTTTCGAAGGTTTCCAGTCGTGGGGCAATCTTTGGCTCCACGAAGTTCTGGACTGGAGCTTCGATCACAATCTCTTCGGCAGAATTGGATGCAGCCATTGGAGCAGTTGGACGATATACTCTGGCAGGTTGGGTTTCTTTTCTATCGAATTTCAGATCTGAGTCATGATGAAAACCAGTGGCAATGACTGTCACTCTGAGCTCATCACCCATAGTCTCATCAATCACTGCACCCATGATGATATTGGCCTGATCACCGACTTCTTCAAAAATGAGGTTTGCTGCTTCATCAACTTCAAAGAGTGACATATTTGGACCACCCGTGATATTGATAAGCAGGCCTTGTGCTCCATTAATATTCGTATCATCCAGCAGAGGTGACGATATAGCGGTCTGAGCGGCCAATACAGCGCGTTCCTCACCAGAAGCTATGCCGGTGCCCATAATGGCATCGCCCATGCCTTCCATGGTCGTTTTGACATCTGCGTAGTCCAGGTTGATAAGACCTGGAACATTGATCAAATCAGAAATACCACGGGTAGCCTGAAGAAGTACTGAATCGGCTTCCAGAAAAGCATCGACCATGGTGGTGGTTCTCTCAACAATAGAGAGGAGTCTCTGATTTGGAATGACGATAAGGGTATCCAGGTATTGACGCAGATTCTCTACACCCTCTTTACCCCGTTTGGATCTTTGGGGACCTTCGCAGCGGAAGGGGGTTGTAACTATGCCGATGGTGAGGGCACCAATTTCCTTTGAAATCCGTGCAACAATCGGGGCAGCGCCTGTTCCCGTGCCGCCTCCCATACCTGCTGTAACAAAGACAAGATCGGATCCATCAAGAGCTGCTGCGATTGCCTGAGCATCTTCCTCAGCGGCAGCTTCACCTACATGGAGCTTTGCACCGGCTCCCAGACCTTTGGTAATGGTCTTGCCAATCTGGATTTTGACATCAGCTTTGCTGTTATCAAGAGCCTGAGCATCTGTATTTACGGCGATGAATTCCACGCCTGAAAGTTCTGAGTCGACCATTCGATCGATGGCATTGCTTCCAGCACCACCAACACCAATAACCCGGATCCGAGCTTTCTGTTCTTTTAAACTATCAAATTCAAACAACATGTTAGTATCCTCCGTTTTGGATGTGTTTTCTTATTAAAAATTTTTCTGAAAAAATTCAGTTATGGTTTTAAACAGTCGAGCAGGAGTCCATCTATCATCGAGACCTGTCTCTTCTGATTGAAATTTTGCTGCATAGGCGATAAGGCCGGTAGCGGTGGCATATTCAGGACTATCTATCCGCTCTGTGGTATCAATAAATCCAATGGGACTACCCAGACGGACGGGAAGATCAAAAACACGTTTTGCCAGGGAAATAATTCCAGGAATCT
Above is a genomic segment from Candidatus Neomarinimicrobiota bacterium containing:
- a CDS encoding DUF2269 family protein encodes the protein MIKVFHILGVVLFLGNIIISAVWRLLAQGVDDKAVHKFSIKLIQRTDVIFAIPGIILIAVTGHMLAAGVGGIGAHSWIYHSYALLTVSALIWIAGLLPIQRKQMRLLNESHSIKEAGIRYKTLNKWWIILWIVAAVLPLIALYLMVVRPV
- a CDS encoding dihydrofolate reductase, coding for MKITVFMATSLDGFIADEDGSVEWLNELPPPEDSDEDMGFGALLQSVDRLVMGRTTFNQVLSFGSWPYGDTPVMVLSHQAAPRVLPDGATIEFAHGSPETLVQQFKSAGDKHIYLDGGNVIQQFLAAGLIDEIILTQVPVLLGSGISLFKAALDEKLWGVEGVTNYPNGFVQTHFKKRKPSF
- the ftsZ gene encoding cell division protein FtsZ, with the protein product MLFEFDSLKEQKARIRVIGVGGAGSNAIDRMVDSELSGVEFIAVNTDAQALDNSKADVKIQIGKTITKGLGAGAKLHVGEAAAEEDAQAIAAALDGSDLVFVTAGMGGGTGTGAAPIVARISKEIGALTIGIVTTPFRCEGPQRSKRGKEGVENLRQYLDTLIVIPNQRLLSIVERTTTMVDAFLEADSVLLQATRGISDLINVPGLINLDYADVKTTMEGMGDAIMGTGIASGEERAVLAAQTAISSPLLDDTNINGAQGLLINITGGPNMSLFEVDEAANLIFEEVGDQANIIMGAVIDETMGDELRVTVIATGFHHDSDLKFDRKETQPARVYRPTAPMAASNSAEEIVIEAPVQNFVEPKIAPRLETFENREKLEVPTFARQQSEKEDVIMHFSDDLSVPTYIRRQEGMTL